A single window of Bombus affinis isolate iyBomAffi1 chromosome 15, iyBomAffi1.2, whole genome shotgun sequence DNA harbors:
- the LOC126924659 gene encoding transient receptor potential cation channel trpm isoform X9: MDQVVQLISSLLCIINKKFRYASEGDGENGENEGPLESMRGHLLDTIKRTFKVSSEQASQLYSELLQCTRKKHLITVFRISQERPQELDQTILTALFKSKQLSPAEQLSLSLIWNRVDIARCEIFVYGQNWPPGALEQAMMQALQHDRIDFVKLLLENGVSMRKFLSIPRLEELYNTKEGPSNTLGYILRDVRPNIPRGYMYTLHDIGLVINKLMGGAYRSQYTRRRFRMIYTKVMKRSGAHPQHMHRNSCVMSSTSRYYSGSGSKQDSLTMSLLAETLPANRDTPLFDYPFNELLIWAVLTKRQQMALLMWQHGEEALAKALVALKLYKAMAHEAAEDDLETEVYDELRSYGKEFENIALELLDYCYRQDDDQTKQLLTSELQNWSGQTCLSLAVTANHRPLLAHPCSQIILADLWMGGLRTRKNTNLKVVLGLVCPFYIMCLEFKSREELQLMPQTQEEHLISLEDEKEDSDSEHGIPTGPDVEKRQRRSLSVRNKSSSQQGAKLSSRKTSIYSISESVPALISNEHTTAIKETIVQENGKVLTDNDDGIHRTYGINSDYYDIKNSRPLRLRKKLYEFYTAPITKFWANAIAYIIFLVLFSYSILIHMDDRPSLAEIYAIAYICTLGCEKVREIATSEPATLSHKFSVWAWNMWNPCDAAAIIFFQIGLALRLRHSTLDIGRVIYCVDSIYWYLRILNILGVNKYFGPLVTMMGKMVKNMTYFVVLLIVVLMSFGVTRQAILNPNAEPKLRIIRDIFMEPYFMLYGEVYADNIDPDCGDEPGMIPCLPGRWITPTVMSIYLLIANILLINLLIAVFNNIFNEVNAVAHQVWMFQRFTVVMEYEQKPVLPPPLIVVCHIYLVVKYLLRYVTQGKANTGETYDNGLKLFLEADDMERLYDFEEDCVEGYFREQELKLQMSTEERVKITTERVENMHSKIEDIDKKENTQNASLQAVEFRMRKLEELNEQILAHLGVIHRFMATHMPNMEGLSSFDIDGRQRRVSERSEVLSETDSHTQLPAIAIKRKRLVRSMTDGTFLNLGPSIDDDVLKHSETAISRENLSRNESSISGDGHTVQDDIKTITSQETEASKVDGEGEILKKDSHFDSRELSREPSREPSGEPSSKEPSTEPSRQTSREISRETSREATSKEPSREASSEAPASEPIPRQDSTERPIRQNSRTRSESDDVTIFPPSNISRGVTWAEPRVAVIPSSSTSSTQRSILLAMHAEYTSITDELESYCGLLSPPRTPPISPPPSRARNLSEMSNPEMAWQIENEHLRDAEECDYQQMEDLIQRRYIADDEEPLHTDEATLFISNEHRHQLRRASAIDEESRRPPPTICVTREIEQTLSRPPIRDSESSDPNDKNLSTVPAPASETMC, from the exons ATGGATCAGGTCGTGCAGCTGATCTCATCGCTTTTATGCATAA taaataaaaaatttagatACGCGTCTGAAGGAGATGGAGAGAATGGAGAGAATGAGGGACCATTAGAAAGTATGAGAGGACATCTTTTAGATACTATCAAACGCACTTTCAAAGTATCCTCTGAACAGGCATCACAACTGTACTCTGAACTTTTACAATGTACCCGTAAGAAACATTTG ATAACAGTATTTAGAATAAGTCAAGAGCGGCCACAGGAACTTGACCAAACGATTCTGACAGCTCTGTTCAAGTCCAAGCAATTATCCCCTGCTGAGCAGCTATCGTTATCTTTAATTTGGAatagagtggacatagcgcgtTGTGAAATATTTGTGTATGGTCAAAATTGGCCACCAGGTGCTCTGGAACAGGCAATGATGCAAGCTTTGCAACACGATCGAATTGACTTCGTGAAACTTCTCTTAGAAAATGGAGTCTCTATGCGTAAATTCTTGTCTATACCTCGCCTTGAGGAATTGTACAATACC AAAGAAGGCCCTTCGAACACACTGGGCTACATTCTCCGCGACGTTCGACCAAATATTCCACGGGGTTACATGTACACACTGCACGATATCGGCctcgtaataaataaattaatgggTGGCGCATATCGGTCGCAGTATACACGCAGAAGATTCCGTATGATCTATACCAAAGTGATGAAGAGATCTGGGGCACATCCTCAACATATGCATCGAAATAGCTGCGTCATGAGTAGCACTAGTCGTTACTATTCGGGATCTGGTAGTAAACAGGATAGTTTAACAATGAGTTTGCTCGCTGAAACTTTACCAGCTAATCGAGACACGCCGCTTTTTGATTATCCTTTCAATGAGTTGCTTATATGGGCTGTGTTAACTAAACGACAGCAAATGGCACTATTAATGTGGCAACATGGGGAAGAAGCTTTAGCAAAAGCACTCGTTGCTCTTAAATTGTATAAGGCTATGGCGCATGAAGCTGCTGAGGATGATCTTGAAACAGAAGTTTATGACGAATTGCGGAGTTATGGGaaagaatttgaaaatattg CCTTGGAATTGTTAGATTATTGTTATCGTCAAGATGACGATCAAACGAAACAGCTATTGACTTCTGAACTTCAAAATTGGTCTGGTCAAACATGTCTTTCATTGGCAGTCACGGCTAATCATCGACCACTTTTAGCACACCCTTGTAGCCAAATTATTTTAGCTGATTTATGGATGGGAGGTCTTCGTACGAGAAAGAATACGAATTTAAAG GTCGTACTTGGGTTAGTTTGTCCATTTTATATAATGTGTTTGGAATTTAAAAGTCGCGAGGAACTGCAGCTGATGCCACAAACTCAGGAAGAACATTTGATCTCTCTTGAAGATGAGAAAGAAGATAGTGATTCAGAGCATGGTATACCAACAGGTCCAGATGTTGAG AAACGTCAGCGCAGGAGCCTGAGCGTACGCAACAAATCCAGCAGCCAACAAGGCGCTAAG TTATCATCAAGGAAAACTTCTATTTATTCAATATCGGAATCCGTACCG GCTTTAATCAGCAACGAACACACTACTGCCATCAAGGAGACAATTGTACAAGAAAATGGTAAAGTACTGACAGATAACGATGATGGAATTCATCGTACATATGGTATAAACTCTGACTACTATGACATCAAGAACAGCAGGCCATTGAGATTGAGGAAAAAATTGTATGAATTTTATACAGCTCCCATCACAAAATTTTGGGCTAATGCT atagcatACATTATTTTCTTGGTTCTCTTCTCATACTCCATTCTCATACATATGGATGATCGTCCATCATTAGCAGAGATTTATGCCATTGCATATATTTGTACATTAGGATGTGAAAAAGTACGAGAAATAGCAACATCTGAACCAGCTACTCTTTCACATAAATTTAGTGTTTGGGCATGGAATATGTGGAATCCTTGTGATGCAGCTGCCattattttttttcaaattggttTAGCTTTACGCTTGAGACACTCAACTCTCGATATTGGTCGTGTCATCTATTGCGTTGATTCCATTTATTGGTACTTAAGGATATTGAATATTCTTGGCGTAAATAAGTACTTTG GTCCTTTAGTTACAATGATGGGAAAAATGGTGAAAAATATGACATACTTTGTGGTACTTTTAATAGTGGTATTAATGAGTTTTGGAGTCACTCGACAGGCAATTTTGAACCCTAATGCTGAACCGAAATTGAGGATTATTCGTGAT atatttatggaaccatattttatgttatatggAGAGGTATATGCCGACAACATAGATCCAGATTGCGGAGACGAACCAGGAATGATTCCATGTTTACCAGGCCGGTGGATCACACCTACTGTAATGTCCATTTATCTTTTAATTGCAAACatattgttaataaatcttTTGATTGCCGTAttcaataatattttcaatGAAGTAAACGCGGTGGCGCACCAAGTTTGGATGTTCCAACGTTTTACTGTTGTTATGGAGTATGAACAGAAACCTGTTTTACCTCCTCCGCTCATTGTAGTTTGTCATATATATCTGGTGGTGAAATATTTGCTGCGATATGTAACACAAGGGAAAGCAAACACTGGTGAAACCTACGACAATGGACTGAAGTTGTTCTTAGAGGCAGACGACATGGAGCGCCTCTATGATTTTGAAGAGGATTGTGTTGAAGGATACTTCCGTGAGCAAGAGTTGAAATTGCAAATGTCTACAGAGGAACGTGTTAAAATTACCACAGAAAGAGTGGAGAATATGCATTCGAAGATCGAAGACATTGACAAGAAAGAGAATACTCAAAATGCATCTCTTCAA GCAGTGGAGTTTCGTATGCGCAAATTGGAAGAATTAAATGAACAGATTTTGGCACACCTAGGAGTTATACACCGATTCATGGCTACTCACATGCCCAACATGGAAGGCTTATCTAGTTTTGATATAGACGGTCGCCAGCGTAGGGTATCAGAACGCTCAGAAGTTCTGTCAGAAACAGATTCTCATACCCAACTACCAGCCATTGCGATTAAACGTAAGAGATTGGTCCGATCGATGACCGATGGCACTTTCCTTAACCTAGGCCCATCAATAGATGACGATGTGCTGAAACATTCAGAAACTGCTATATCTCGCGAGAACCTCAGTAGGAACGAGTCTTCTATAAGTGGAGATGGACACACTGTTCAAGATGACATAAAGACAATCACAAGTCAGGAAACCGAAGCGAGCAAAGTAGATGGTGAAGGAGAGATCCTAAAGAAGGATTCGCATTTTGACAGCAGAGAGCTAAGCAGAGAGCCAAGCAGAGAACCAAGTGGAGAGCCAAGTAGCAAAGAACCAAGTACGGAACCAAGTAGACAAACGAGTAGAGAAATAAGTAGAGAAACAAGCAGAGAAGCTACAAGCAAAGAACCGAGCAGAGAAGCCAGCAGCGAAGCGCCAGCTTCGGAACCTATTCCTAGGCAAGATTCTACAGAACGACCTATTAGACAAAATAGTAGAACACGTTCAGAGTCAGATGATGTAACGATTTTTCCACCGTCGAACATATCAAGAGGAGTAACGTGGGCTGAGCCACGTGTTGCAGTCATTCCATCGTCTTCAACAAGTAGTACGCAGAGGTCTATCCTATTAGCCATGCATGCCGAATATACAAGCATAACGGACGAGCTGGAGAGCTACTGTGGCCTTCTAAGTCCACCTCGAACACCGCCAATTTCTCCACCACCTTCGAGAGCTAGAAACTTATCCGAAATGTCTAACCCTGAGATGGCTTGGCAAATTGAGAATGAACATCTACGTGATGCTGAGGAGTGCGATTACCAACAGATGGAAGATTTAATACAGAGGAGGTACATCGCAGATGACGAGGAGCCTTTGCATACTGACGAAGCTACCCTGTTCATATCGAACGAACACAGGCATCAACTTCGAAGAGCTTCTGCCATCGATGAAGAGTCTCGAAGGCCTCCACCTACAATTTGCGTGACCAGGGAGATCGAGCAAACGCTTTCAAGGCCACCGATCCGGGACTCAGAAAGCTCAGATCCTAACGACAAGAATCTGAGTACGGTACCTGCCCCAGCGTCAGAGACCATGTGCTAA
- the LOC126924659 gene encoding transient receptor potential cation channel trpm isoform X5: MQFYVDMIDKTKSCRMVTERSWIEATFQKRECSKFIPSADDEHKCCCGYSYTHHCRAGIDVQSYTPSNTKEEDREQWSPGKNTRPFPTDAYGTIEFQGGPHPTKAQYVRLAYDTRPEPIVQLLCREWNLGLPKLLITVHGGRSNFELQPTLKKVLRKGLLKAAKTTGAWIFTGGTNTGVTRQVGDALLLERSQRQGRVVSIGIAPWGILDKSHELVGRGGEVPYECLSSPWSKYAVLNNRHAYFLLVDNGTGGRYGAEIVLRRRLEKYISNLKLQPYTHSSIPVVALVIEGGTNTIRSVLEYVTDVPPVPVVVCDGSGRAADLIAFMHKYASEGDGENGENEGPLESMRGHLLDTIKRTFKVSSEQASQLYSELLQCTRKKHLITVFRISQERPQELDQTILTALFKSKQLSPAEQLSLSLIWNRVDIARCEIFVYGQNWPPGALEQAMMQALQHDRIDFVKLLLENGVSMRKFLSIPRLEELYNTKEGPSNTLGYILRDVRPNIPRGYMYTLHDIGLVINKLMGGAYRSQYTRRRFRMIYTKVMKRSGAHPQHMHRNSCVMSSTSRYYSGSGSKQDSLTMSLLAETLPANRDTPLFDYPFNELLIWAVLTKRQQMALLMWQHGEEALAKALVALKLYKAMAHEAAEDDLETEVYDELRSYGKEFENIALELLDYCYRQDDDQTKQLLTSELQNWSGQTCLSLAVTANHRPLLAHPCSQIILADLWMGGLRTRKNTNLKVVLGLVCPFYIMCLEFKSREELQLMPQTQEEHLISLEDEKEDSDSEHGIPTGPDVEKRQRRSLSVRNKSSSQQGAKLSSRKTSIYSISESVPALISNEHTTAIKETIVQENGKVLTDNDDGIHRTYGINSDYYDIKNSRPLRLRKKLYEFYTAPITKFWANAIAYIIFLVLFSYSILIHMDDRPSLAEIYAIAYICTLGCEKVREIATSEPATLSHKFSVWAWNMWNPCDAAAIIFFQIGLALRLRHSTLDIGRVIYCVDSIYWYLRILNILGVNKYFGPLVTMMGKMVKNMTYFVVLLIVVLMSFGVTRQAILNPNAEPKLRIIRDIFMEPYFMLYGEVYADNIDPDCGDEPGMIPCLPGRWITPTVMSIYLLIANILLINLLIAVFNNIFNEVNAVAHQVWMFQRFTVVMEYEQKPVLPPPLIVVCHIYLVVKYLLRYVTQGKANTGETYDNGLKLFLEADDMERLYDFEEDCVEGYFREQELKLQMSTEERVKITTERVENMHSKIEDIDKKENTQNASLQAVEFRMRKLEELNEQILAHLGVIHRFMATHMPNMEGLSSFDIDGRQRRVSERSEVLSETDSHTQLPAIAIKRKRLVRSMTDGTFLNLGPSIDDDVLKHSETAISRENLSRNESSISGDGHTVQDDIKTITSQETEASKVDGEGEILKKDSHFDSRELSREPSREPSGEPSSKEPSTEPSRQTSREISRETSREATSKEPSREASSEAPASEPIPRQDSTERPIRQNSRTRSESDDVTIFPPSNISRGVTWAEPRVAVIPSSSTSSTQRSILLAMHAEYTSITDELESYCGLLSPPRTPPISPPPSRARNLSEMSNPEMAWQIENEHLRDAEECDYQQMEDLIQRRYIADDEEPLHTDEATLFISNEHRHQLRRASAIDEESRRPPPTICVTREIEQTLSRPPIRDSESSDPNDKNLSTVPAPASETMC; encoded by the exons ATGCAGTTCTATGTAGATATGATAGACAAAACCAAAAGTTGTCGTATG gTAACTGAACGCAGTTGGATAGAGGCAACTTTTCAAAAAAGAGAATGTTCAAAATTTATTCCAAGTGCTGATGATGAACACAA ATGTTGTTGTGGATATTCTTATACTCATCACTGCAGAGCTGGTATAGATGTTCAAAGTTACACTCCTAGTAATACCAAAGAAGAAGATCGAGAACAATGGTCTCCTGGAAAAAATACACGTCCATTTCCTACTGATGCATATGGTACCATTGAATTTCAAGGAGGACCTCATCCAACTAAAGCTcaa TATGTGAGACTTGCTTATGACACAAGGCCAGAACCGATAGTACAATTGTTGTGTCGAGAATGGAATCTGGGATTACCTAAGCTACTAATAACTGTGCATGGTGGTCGATCTAATTTCGAACTGCAGCCAACTTTGAAAAAAGTTCTAAGGAAAGGTTTGCTGAAGGCTGCAAAGACAACTGGTGCATGGATATTCACAGGTGGAACTAATACAG GTGTAACAAGACAAGTAGGAGATGCCCTGCTACTAGAAAGATCTCAAAGACAAGGTCGGGTTGTAAGTATCGGCATAGCACCATGGGGAATTTTAGACAAAAGTCATGAACTTGTAGGCCGTGGAGGTGAAGTACCTTATGAATGTCTTTCATCTCCGTG GTCTAAATATGCAGTTTTAAACAATCGTCATGCATATTTTTTATTGGTGGATAACGGTACCGGCGGTCGATATGGTGCAGAAATTGTGCTGCGTAGAAgattggaaaaatatatttctaatcTAAAATTACAGCCAT ACACACACAGTAGCATTCCTGTCGTGGCATTGGTAATTGAAGGAGGAACAAATACGATTCGATCAGTTTTAGAGTATGTTACAGACGTTCCTCCTGTTCCTGTAGTAGTCTGCGATGGATCAGGTCGTGCAGCTGATCTCATCGCTTTTATGCATAA atACGCGTCTGAAGGAGATGGAGAGAATGGAGAGAATGAGGGACCATTAGAAAGTATGAGAGGACATCTTTTAGATACTATCAAACGCACTTTCAAAGTATCCTCTGAACAGGCATCACAACTGTACTCTGAACTTTTACAATGTACCCGTAAGAAACATTTG ATAACAGTATTTAGAATAAGTCAAGAGCGGCCACAGGAACTTGACCAAACGATTCTGACAGCTCTGTTCAAGTCCAAGCAATTATCCCCTGCTGAGCAGCTATCGTTATCTTTAATTTGGAatagagtggacatagcgcgtTGTGAAATATTTGTGTATGGTCAAAATTGGCCACCAGGTGCTCTGGAACAGGCAATGATGCAAGCTTTGCAACACGATCGAATTGACTTCGTGAAACTTCTCTTAGAAAATGGAGTCTCTATGCGTAAATTCTTGTCTATACCTCGCCTTGAGGAATTGTACAATACC AAAGAAGGCCCTTCGAACACACTGGGCTACATTCTCCGCGACGTTCGACCAAATATTCCACGGGGTTACATGTACACACTGCACGATATCGGCctcgtaataaataaattaatgggTGGCGCATATCGGTCGCAGTATACACGCAGAAGATTCCGTATGATCTATACCAAAGTGATGAAGAGATCTGGGGCACATCCTCAACATATGCATCGAAATAGCTGCGTCATGAGTAGCACTAGTCGTTACTATTCGGGATCTGGTAGTAAACAGGATAGTTTAACAATGAGTTTGCTCGCTGAAACTTTACCAGCTAATCGAGACACGCCGCTTTTTGATTATCCTTTCAATGAGTTGCTTATATGGGCTGTGTTAACTAAACGACAGCAAATGGCACTATTAATGTGGCAACATGGGGAAGAAGCTTTAGCAAAAGCACTCGTTGCTCTTAAATTGTATAAGGCTATGGCGCATGAAGCTGCTGAGGATGATCTTGAAACAGAAGTTTATGACGAATTGCGGAGTTATGGGaaagaatttgaaaatattg CCTTGGAATTGTTAGATTATTGTTATCGTCAAGATGACGATCAAACGAAACAGCTATTGACTTCTGAACTTCAAAATTGGTCTGGTCAAACATGTCTTTCATTGGCAGTCACGGCTAATCATCGACCACTTTTAGCACACCCTTGTAGCCAAATTATTTTAGCTGATTTATGGATGGGAGGTCTTCGTACGAGAAAGAATACGAATTTAAAG GTCGTACTTGGGTTAGTTTGTCCATTTTATATAATGTGTTTGGAATTTAAAAGTCGCGAGGAACTGCAGCTGATGCCACAAACTCAGGAAGAACATTTGATCTCTCTTGAAGATGAGAAAGAAGATAGTGATTCAGAGCATGGTATACCAACAGGTCCAGATGTTGAG AAACGTCAGCGCAGGAGCCTGAGCGTACGCAACAAATCCAGCAGCCAACAAGGCGCTAAG TTATCATCAAGGAAAACTTCTATTTATTCAATATCGGAATCCGTACCG GCTTTAATCAGCAACGAACACACTACTGCCATCAAGGAGACAATTGTACAAGAAAATGGTAAAGTACTGACAGATAACGATGATGGAATTCATCGTACATATGGTATAAACTCTGACTACTATGACATCAAGAACAGCAGGCCATTGAGATTGAGGAAAAAATTGTATGAATTTTATACAGCTCCCATCACAAAATTTTGGGCTAATGCT atagcatACATTATTTTCTTGGTTCTCTTCTCATACTCCATTCTCATACATATGGATGATCGTCCATCATTAGCAGAGATTTATGCCATTGCATATATTTGTACATTAGGATGTGAAAAAGTACGAGAAATAGCAACATCTGAACCAGCTACTCTTTCACATAAATTTAGTGTTTGGGCATGGAATATGTGGAATCCTTGTGATGCAGCTGCCattattttttttcaaattggttTAGCTTTACGCTTGAGACACTCAACTCTCGATATTGGTCGTGTCATCTATTGCGTTGATTCCATTTATTGGTACTTAAGGATATTGAATATTCTTGGCGTAAATAAGTACTTTG GTCCTTTAGTTACAATGATGGGAAAAATGGTGAAAAATATGACATACTTTGTGGTACTTTTAATAGTGGTATTAATGAGTTTTGGAGTCACTCGACAGGCAATTTTGAACCCTAATGCTGAACCGAAATTGAGGATTATTCGTGAT atatttatggaaccatattttatgttatatggAGAGGTATATGCCGACAACATAGATCCAGATTGCGGAGACGAACCAGGAATGATTCCATGTTTACCAGGCCGGTGGATCACACCTACTGTAATGTCCATTTATCTTTTAATTGCAAACatattgttaataaatcttTTGATTGCCGTAttcaataatattttcaatGAAGTAAACGCGGTGGCGCACCAAGTTTGGATGTTCCAACGTTTTACTGTTGTTATGGAGTATGAACAGAAACCTGTTTTACCTCCTCCGCTCATTGTAGTTTGTCATATATATCTGGTGGTGAAATATTTGCTGCGATATGTAACACAAGGGAAAGCAAACACTGGTGAAACCTACGACAATGGACTGAAGTTGTTCTTAGAGGCAGACGACATGGAGCGCCTCTATGATTTTGAAGAGGATTGTGTTGAAGGATACTTCCGTGAGCAAGAGTTGAAATTGCAAATGTCTACAGAGGAACGTGTTAAAATTACCACAGAAAGAGTGGAGAATATGCATTCGAAGATCGAAGACATTGACAAGAAAGAGAATACTCAAAATGCATCTCTTCAA GCAGTGGAGTTTCGTATGCGCAAATTGGAAGAATTAAATGAACAGATTTTGGCACACCTAGGAGTTATACACCGATTCATGGCTACTCACATGCCCAACATGGAAGGCTTATCTAGTTTTGATATAGACGGTCGCCAGCGTAGGGTATCAGAACGCTCAGAAGTTCTGTCAGAAACAGATTCTCATACCCAACTACCAGCCATTGCGATTAAACGTAAGAGATTGGTCCGATCGATGACCGATGGCACTTTCCTTAACCTAGGCCCATCAATAGATGACGATGTGCTGAAACATTCAGAAACTGCTATATCTCGCGAGAACCTCAGTAGGAACGAGTCTTCTATAAGTGGAGATGGACACACTGTTCAAGATGACATAAAGACAATCACAAGTCAGGAAACCGAAGCGAGCAAAGTAGATGGTGAAGGAGAGATCCTAAAGAAGGATTCGCATTTTGACAGCAGAGAGCTAAGCAGAGAGCCAAGCAGAGAACCAAGTGGAGAGCCAAGTAGCAAAGAACCAAGTACGGAACCAAGTAGACAAACGAGTAGAGAAATAAGTAGAGAAACAAGCAGAGAAGCTACAAGCAAAGAACCGAGCAGAGAAGCCAGCAGCGAAGCGCCAGCTTCGGAACCTATTCCTAGGCAAGATTCTACAGAACGACCTATTAGACAAAATAGTAGAACACGTTCAGAGTCAGATGATGTAACGATTTTTCCACCGTCGAACATATCAAGAGGAGTAACGTGGGCTGAGCCACGTGTTGCAGTCATTCCATCGTCTTCAACAAGTAGTACGCAGAGGTCTATCCTATTAGCCATGCATGCCGAATATACAAGCATAACGGACGAGCTGGAGAGCTACTGTGGCCTTCTAAGTCCACCTCGAACACCGCCAATTTCTCCACCACCTTCGAGAGCTAGAAACTTATCCGAAATGTCTAACCCTGAGATGGCTTGGCAAATTGAGAATGAACATCTACGTGATGCTGAGGAGTGCGATTACCAACAGATGGAAGATTTAATACAGAGGAGGTACATCGCAGATGACGAGGAGCCTTTGCATACTGACGAAGCTACCCTGTTCATATCGAACGAACACAGGCATCAACTTCGAAGAGCTTCTGCCATCGATGAAGAGTCTCGAAGGCCTCCACCTACAATTTGCGTGACCAGGGAGATCGAGCAAACGCTTTCAAGGCCACCGATCCGGGACTCAGAAAGCTCAGATCCTAACGACAAGAATCTGAGTACGGTACCTGCCCCAGCGTCAGAGACCATGTGCTAA